One genomic region from Tripterygium wilfordii isolate XIE 37 chromosome 20, ASM1340144v1, whole genome shotgun sequence encodes:
- the LOC119986666 gene encoding deoxyribodipyrimidine photo-lyase, which yields MASLFSAPASVQPGRIRVLKEGSSKVVGPVVYWMFRDQRIADNWALIHAVDQANKADVPVAVVFNLFDRFLGAKTRQLGFMLRGLRQLHKGIEETLQIPFFLFQGDAEETIPKFLTECGASLLLTDFSPLRQVRRCKDEICRRVSDSVAIHELDAHNIVPLWVASEKLEYSARTLRGKINKLLPEYLIDFPTLQPPSRKWAAFSQTIDWDCLISDILSKGAEVPEIQWCQPGENAAMEVLKGSKDGFLTKRLRNYSTDRNNPLKPKGLSGLSPYLHFGQISAQRCALEARSVRKLFPQAADTFLEELIVRRELADNFCFYQPHYDSLQGAWEWARKTLMDHASDTREHMYTTEQLEKAQTADPLWNASQLEMVYYGKMHGYMRMYWAKKILEWTRGPEEAIAISIYLNDKYEIDGRDPSGYVGCMWSICGVHDQGWRERPIFGKIRYMNYAGCKRKFDVEGYIAYVKRLVGETKKRKAENSLDRKSKEVCS from the exons ATGGCATCATTGTTCTCTGCTCCAGCATCTGTTCAACCGGGTCGAATCCGGGTACTTAAAGAGGGATCCAGTAAAGTGGTGGGTCCTGTTGTCTACTGGATGTTCAGGGATCAACGAATTGCAGACAACTGGGCTTTGATCCACGCCGTTGATCAAGCGAATAAGGCAGATGTGCCTGTCGCCGTAGTATTCAACCTCTTTGATCGGTTCTTGGGGGCCAAAACGAGGCAATTAGGGTTTATGTTAAGGGGGTTGCGTCAGCTTCATAAGGGAATCGAAGAGACACTTCAAATCCCGTTTTTCTTGTTTCAG GGAGACGCTGAAGAGACCATACCAAAATTTTTGACAGAATGCGGGGCTTCACTTTTGCTTACTGATTTTTCACCTCTACGGCAAGTGAGGAGATGTAAAGATGAAATTTGCAGGCGGGTAAGTGATTCGGTGGCCATACATGAACTTGATGCCCATAATATAGTACCTCTTTGGGTGGCTTCAGAGAAATTGGAGTACAGTGCTAGGACACTAAGGGGAAAAATTAACAAGTTGTTGCCTGAGTACCTCATTGATTTCCCCACATTGCAACCACCAAGTAGAAAATGGGCTGCCTTTTCTCAGACAATTGATTGGGATTGTCTTATTTCCGACATTTTGAG CAAGGGTGCGGAGGTTCCAGAGATTCAGTGGTGTCAACCAGGGGAAAATGCAGCGATGGAAGTGCTCAAGGGAAGTAAAGATGGGTTCCTGACCAAAAGGCTGAGGAATTATTCTACAGATCGGAATAATCCCTTAAAACCAAAAGGTCTCTCTGGGCTCTCTCCCTATCTGCATTTTGGGCAGATATCAGCACAACGGTGTGCCTTGGAGGCTCGTAGTGTCCGTAAACTTTTTCCTCAG GCAGCTGATACTTTTTTGGAGGAGTTGATCGTGCGGAGAGAACTTGCTGATAACTTTTGCTTCTACCAGCCTCATTATGATTCATTACAGGGGGCATGGGAATGGGCGCGTAAAACCTTGATGGACCATGCTTCTGACACGCGAGAACATATGTACAC GACGGAGCAATTGGAGAAGGCACAAACAGCTGACCCT CTCTGGAATGCTTCACAGCTGGAGATGGTTTACTATGGGAAGATGCATGGCTATATGCG AATGTATTGGGCCAAAAAGATCCTGGAGTGGACGAGAGGACCTGAGGAAGCCATTGCAATATCCATTTATCTTAATGACAAG TATGAAATAGATGGGAGGGACCCCAGCGGATATGTTGGCTGCATGTGGTCAATTTGTGGTGTTCATGACCAG GGTTGGCGCGAGCGTCCAATCTTTGGGAAAATACGATACATGAACTATGCAGGTTGCAAGAGGAAATTTGACGTTGAAGGCTATATTGCCTACGTCAAGAGGTTGGTTGGGGAAacgaaaaagagaaaagcagAGAATTCACTGgatagaaaatcaaaagaagtgTGCAGTTAG